From the Thermococcus sp. genome, one window contains:
- a CDS encoding class I SAM-dependent methyltransferase, whose protein sequence is MGTWDFDSWAESYDEDVTAEDWIHKDYWKVLKLVAERAKGLVLDVGCGTGNILRFLNSESYVGVEPSAGMRERFGEKHGFEPLDSHFLALPLQDGVADTVITTYAFHHVPDEEKEDAIKEMLRVLKPGGRIVITDVMFESEDEKARIGRGWSKGGDRGRVLHDR, encoded by the coding sequence ATGGGAACGTGGGACTTTGACAGCTGGGCCGAAAGCTACGACGAGGACGTAACAGCGGAGGACTGGATACACAAGGATTACTGGAAGGTCTTGAAACTCGTGGCCGAGCGGGCTAAAGGACTCGTCCTTGATGTAGGTTGCGGAACCGGAAACATCCTGCGCTTTCTTAACTCCGAGAGCTACGTAGGCGTTGAGCCCTCCGCCGGGATGCGTGAAAGGTTCGGGGAGAAACACGGCTTCGAGCCGCTCGACAGCCACTTCCTGGCACTTCCCCTGCAGGATGGAGTAGCTGACACCGTAATAACCACTTACGCCTTTCACCACGTGCCGGATGAGGAGAAGGAGGACGCGATAAAGGAGATGCTTCGGGTTCTAAAACCGGGCGGAAGAATTGTCATCACCGACGTCATGTTTGAGTCCGAGGACGAAAAGGCGAGAATAGGGAGGGGGTGGTCTAAAGGAGGAGATAGAGGACGAGTACTTCACGACCGTTGA
- a CDS encoding MFS transporter: MKRTLYRLHMLTSSFRIIGDAIEGVALPWSLLEGTGSLVSIGGFALFTHLPWVVLPPILGRTLDRTAKKVRLAFLALILQAFLAVLIVPLSSNVWAFYLIVSGISALDILHRYYGFSLVASMTLDESELQGLNAALATMGNGVSLAGFPLAGFLAYRFGIRAMFFDAVLLLIGALTLVPYLNVEVRREGTTEMGEEERLQISHRLVVGILASVLLFNFALGSFRIFVFSALRELEEGKVLYGLLQSLTTAGSLVAMAGLTYLARRRRAGLKRPLVAGMLLQSTALLIVGVPSVVALFPAVSILGFGGELLNVSFDSLMQKLIPLESLGTARGVFDALATLVIPLSQVAFAWLIGEGIATLNLSMGAFLIGVSATLFLAFTTRTLPSD; the protein is encoded by the coding sequence ATGAAGCGAACCCTCTACCGCCTGCACATGCTCACATCATCCTTTAGAATCATCGGGGATGCAATCGAGGGTGTCGCCCTACCCTGGAGCCTGCTGGAGGGGACGGGCTCGCTGGTGAGCATCGGCGGTTTTGCGCTCTTCACGCACCTGCCGTGGGTTGTCCTTCCCCCCATCCTCGGGAGAACTCTCGACAGAACGGCCAAAAAGGTGAGGCTGGCCTTTCTCGCGCTCATACTTCAGGCATTTCTGGCGGTTCTCATAGTGCCGCTCTCCTCGAACGTCTGGGCGTTCTACCTCATAGTCTCGGGCATCTCCGCTCTGGACATCCTCCACCGCTACTACGGGTTTTCGCTGGTAGCCTCGATGACCCTCGACGAGAGTGAGCTTCAGGGACTGAACGCGGCGCTTGCGACCATGGGTAACGGGGTCTCGCTGGCGGGGTTCCCGCTGGCGGGGTTCTTGGCGTATCGCTTCGGAATTAGGGCAATGTTCTTCGACGCGGTTCTCCTTCTAATCGGCGCGCTCACGCTGGTTCCGTATCTCAACGTCGAGGTGAGGCGCGAGGGGACTACTGAAATGGGGGAGGAGGAGCGGTTGCAAATCAGCCATCGCCTCGTGGTTGGAATCCTCGCCTCGGTCCTACTCTTCAACTTCGCCCTCGGCTCCTTCAGGATATTCGTCTTTTCAGCCCTGAGGGAACTTGAGGAGGGCAAGGTTCTGTACGGCCTTCTCCAGTCTCTCACAACGGCCGGAAGCCTCGTGGCGATGGCAGGGCTGACCTACTTAGCCAGGAGAAGGCGAGCCGGTTTAAAACGACCACTGGTCGCGGGAATGCTACTCCAGAGCACCGCGCTCCTCATCGTTGGTGTCCCCTCGGTGGTAGCGCTGTTTCCTGCAGTATCCATCCTCGGCTTCGGTGGGGAGCTCCTCAACGTCTCCTTCGACAGTTTAATGCAGAAGCTCATCCCTCTGGAGAGCCTCGGAACTGCGAGGGGAGTTTTTGACGCCCTCGCGACGCTGGTGATTCCGTTGTCTCAGGTGGCTTTTGCGTGGCTGATAGGAGAGGGCATTGCAACGTTGAACCTCTCCATGGGGGCTTTCCTTATTGGGGTCTCTGCCACCCTCTTCTTAGCCTTCACCACGAGAACCCTTCCATCAGATTGA
- a CDS encoding GNAT family N-acetyltransferase produces MGSLIREARPEDRPFIEEIARLTWGGDDYLARVFEEWLSDGGFYVLEMDGKVIGTAKMTLLPGKVGWLEGLRVHPDYRGRGYGRKLHDFMLELGERLAREGRIEALEFATYVLLRESVTMGQKTGFQIKAKFFVFRAKTENFEPEEPQRIEPKLEDLTLGLIPIGWRFVRRSVEALGWIKKNAELYNINGFHFLAPKEGATFTPLDVGLATLKAILPAMACVAKEMGKKTFDVMLPSGVKPLLPGIKRLGLFLWDETDGPNVLVFRRPFPKGPSS; encoded by the coding sequence ATGGGATCCCTGATAAGGGAAGCCAGACCAGAGGATAGACCCTTCATCGAGGAGATTGCAAGGCTGACGTGGGGAGGAGATGACTACCTGGCGAGGGTCTTTGAAGAGTGGCTTAGCGATGGTGGTTTTTACGTGCTCGAAATGGACGGGAAGGTTATCGGCACGGCGAAGATGACGCTTCTCCCCGGGAAGGTCGGCTGGCTCGAAGGCCTCAGAGTTCACCCGGACTACAGGGGTAGGGGCTACGGGAGGAAGCTCCACGACTTCATGCTAGAACTGGGCGAGAGGCTCGCCCGCGAAGGAAGGATTGAGGCCCTCGAGTTCGCAACCTACGTTCTCCTTCGAGAGAGCGTTACAATGGGACAAAAAACTGGCTTTCAAATTAAAGCGAAGTTCTTTGTCTTCAGGGCAAAAACCGAGAACTTCGAGCCGGAGGAACCGCAGCGTATTGAACCGAAGCTCGAAGACTTGACCTTAGGCTTAATCCCCATCGGCTGGCGCTTCGTGAGGCGGAGCGTCGAGGCCTTAGGGTGGATTAAGAAGAACGCCGAGCTCTACAACATCAACGGCTTTCACTTCCTCGCTCCGAAGGAAGGAGCAACCTTCACTCCGCTGGACGTCGGCTTGGCAACACTGAAGGCAATCCTTCCAGCGATGGCGTGTGTTGCGAAGGAGATGGGCAAAAAGACCTTTGACGTCATGCTCCCAAGCGGGGTTAAACCCCTCCTGCCGGGCATTAAGAGACTCGGCCTCTTCCTCTGGGACGAGACGGATGGGCCGAACGTGCTGGTGTTCAGGAGACCTTTTCCCAAGGGGCCCAGCTCCTGA
- a CDS encoding ArsR family transcriptional regulator, whose translation MPDDDLTREVRELRRALEELREGFAVVSQMAQAYLRLINIYAQYGGLGIEVAVPEIKHDPIAREIVRILFDLKRANVSQIARELKGRRGKASRNTVRAKLRELVELGIVVEVPGERGKAYALSKRVVKKWLEMIGMPIRLDRTNDY comes from the coding sequence ATGCCTGACGATGACCTCACCAGGGAAGTTCGGGAGCTCAGGAGGGCACTTGAGGAACTAAGGGAGGGCTTCGCAGTGGTCTCCCAGATGGCGCAGGCATATCTTAGGCTCATCAACATATACGCCCAGTACGGCGGACTTGGCATAGAAGTTGCCGTCCCTGAGATAAAGCATGACCCTATAGCGCGCGAAATCGTCCGGATTCTCTTCGACCTGAAGAGGGCCAACGTGAGCCAGATAGCGCGGGAGCTGAAGGGGAGGCGCGGAAAGGCCTCACGGAACACCGTTAGGGCAAAGCTGAGAGAGCTGGTTGAGCTTGGCATTGTCGTTGAGGTTCCCGGCGAGAGGGGGAAGGCCTACGCCCTCTCAAAGCGGGTGGTCAAAAAGTGGCTCGAAATGATCGGAATGCCGATTAGGCTTGACCGCACTAACGATTACTGA